In Limanda limanda chromosome 3, fLimLim1.1, whole genome shotgun sequence, the sequence CagacaatattttattttattgttttattttaggaaAGGACACAACTTCAGAAAGTGTATTACTGTAGTGAATCATGAACACAAAAACATAAGATCATAAGTGCACCAAACATGATGATAAGCAATACTGTAATTTTTACTCCAACTGAGCCTTTAGGTTTAGTTTGGTCTTTTCTTCTTTAGATTTCATCAGTTTATTTAGAAACTTTAACGCTGCCTCACTCACCCGATCACCTAAAAGAGACGTTAAAACTTGTCTTCCTGTTTCCGTGTGCAGTTCTTCTGCCAGCTGTGCTCGTGGTTCACGTGGTTCTGCTGCACCAGGACTCTGAGCAACAGCATGGAGACCACCCTCACCTGTCTGGCTCTGTTTTACTTCCCTCTGCCCGGGTccaaaacacacagcaggtctttgtttgtttgttaatatctcttttttttatttgccctTAATCGCCAACATAAAAAAACTGACACTCATGCCAttggtgtttatttttttcccagcaAAAAATATTTGACCCTAGTTGCCTTGGCCGTCATTTTTCGTCCCACGGTTCTGATCGTCTGGTTTCCGCTGCTGATTTACCATTTCTGGCAGGAAAAGAACAAACTGAGACTCATAACCCATGACTTCATTCCCATTGGGTTTGTACTTTTGTCTCTTAGTTTCCACTTCAACtatattttctcctcttttcttgaTTACACTTCTATTTTGCCTCATTTCCAGGGCCTTGGCTGTGGTGATTTCAACAGTGATTGACTGTGTGTTCTATGAAAAggtaaaactttaaaaacttaTCCACTAGCTGCCGCTCATGATGCCAAACTGTTTGTACCAGTTGCGCTCTGTGTTTTCCAGTTGACCATGGTGCAGTTCAACTTCCTGAAGTTTAACATCTTTCACGGTGTGGCTGATTTCTACGGCTCTCATCCCTGGCACTGGTACTTCACTCAGGGCTTTGCCGTGGTCATCGGCCCTCATCTTCCCCTCTTTCTTCACGGCTGCACTCTCGCCTTCAGAAGATACAAAATCCTGTTGGCAGCAGTCGTGTGGACCGTTGTGGTTTACAGGTAAAAGGATAAATTGTTTGTTCACGTTCATGGGCCTGAATTTATAAACTTACACTTTAGAATAAATAAGAGAATTTACTCTTCAAATTCCCAGTTTACAGTCTTAAAAAATCCTTCCGTTTTGAATAGTTTTACTGtgtagttttgtttatttgtgtaaaaAAGTAATAACTGTACTGCTGGTTTTCTTTGCATTCAGTTCAACACTTTCCTTCCTTATAAAATAGTCGGCTTATCCCCTTTTTGATAATGTACAAACGTGTATTTGTTCACATCCATGTTTACTGACTTGCAGTCGTCTTCTTGCCTTCGCTGAACCATTGTTGTCTTTCTTTACGGTCACCTGTCACTCAGTGGAGCCATGTGAAACACTCAGAGTGCTTGATGTGtgaccaaaaacaaacaaaattgaGACCCACACATAAAAATGTTCCACCTTTACGCTTTCAGTGATCATAAACTACGCTAGGTGCCTTCAAAGGTTGTGTGAAAGATTTAGCAGCTTCTAGTGGTGATGTTGTAAATTGCAACTAAATaccactcctcatcctcctcttgtGAGCACGGAGGAGAATCTACGGTGGCCCTCAGGTAGCATCcattctgggctactgtagaaacatggtggtgAAGCAGGTTTGCTCCTGATGTAGATATCAAAGGCTCTTTCTTGAGTTACAAAAACATAATGATAATTAGTTTCAGGCGGTACtagacaaatgaaaacaatatttgtatttaattcagTTTTTGTGGATAGAGCCTCTATAGTTCCTGGTTTATTCTCCACAAACAAATTTGACACattttactcctttgtgtcagtTTGCTTCCTCACAAGGAGTTCAGATTCATCTATCCTGTGCTGCCTTTCTGTATGATCTTCTGTGGTAAGTGCCcactttcatttttaaatcGTTCTACCAAACTGACAGTCATATGTGGGTTTAATCCAAGGTTCTCTCTGTTTCACCTCCACATCAGGGATGTCTTTGGCTCATTTGAAATCATGGCGTCGAGCTGCAGCGTTCACCTTGTTCGTGTCCAACCTAGTTCCAGCTCTCTACACCGGCCTGATCCACCAAAGAGGAACTCTGGATGTCATGAGCCACCTCCAGACTCTTTGTGATGCCGACGGTGTGTCGTCGCCTCCGCAGCCGGACGTCCTCTTCCTCATGCCCTGTCACTCAACACCCTACTACAGGTACAATGTGATATTTAGGAGTTTTTGTATTGATGAAATTACGATCAGATATAAACAGAAGCTGATGCGTCTCTCTCCTTGCAGCCACGTCCACTGCCCCATAAACATGAGGTTTCTCGAGTGTCCTCCGGATCTCGGAGAGGACGGTTGCGTCGATGAAGCAGACGGTTTCTACGACAACCCTCTTCACTGGCTCAAAACGTCGTTTCCATATAAATCCTCTGTGCCCACCCACCTGGTTTTCTTTGATGTATTGGAAAAGGTGAAGTATTAACTCATATTTCTGCATGTAGATATTTCTGCTTCACTTCACAGTTGCTAAcacgtttttttgttgttgtaggaaatctcagtgtttttaaaaggaaacAACTTTTTGAGGACGACAGAAATATTCCACACTCACTTTCCTGAGGGAAGAGTTGGAGGAAGCATCTTTATTTATGAAAGGCACTGAACAAAACTGCAACAACGGAAATTCCTCTCAGAGAATATTGTATTGATTTGAtactgaaataaatatttttgactCAGATGTCGTATTGAATCATCACTTGTCAGATTTGTCAGATGTGTGTGGTTTCTAATTCAATTTGGCAAGAAATGTAACCTACTAAAAGTAACATAAAAGGTCCAGGCGCAGTTAAAACAAGCTTAAGGTGGAATGTTAGAAAACGGTTAACTCTGAAAGGAAACTAAAACCAATTCACACAAAACAGTTTTTGTAACAGCAAATTAAACAACTATATGACTGTACATAGGAAGCATCCTCAACGTGGATGTtgattttccattttgtttaaCAAAGcacaataaatactttctgctTAATATTTAGAAACAAAGGTGCTGTGGTTGACAAGGATCATCAGTGGTGTTTCAGCATTAAATcctggaaataaagtgtttaACATTTGTAAAATTTTAACCGATGTTACAAATGTGCAGATGACAGAAGAAATGCCAAATCTGTCATTCAGACCTAATGATGACTTCACTAATCGCAGAACAGCTCCAGGACGTTCAGTAGCATTAAAAAAGTTAACATTGTGCAAACGTGCAAAAAAAAGAGACTTTGCATCttaatacaaaaaagaaaaacgagaATCTGCAACTATAACAATAAAAAAGCTGAGATGTTTTCAGTACTTGGGATCAAACGGCATCGGACCCAGTTCTATTTTGACATCAgccatgtgtctgtctgtgtttcttccTGATCGGCTCCACTTGCGTTCACTCTGTGCTCGGGATCTGGCTTTCTGCTGCCTACGCTGATGATGCTTTGACCGGGTCTCCTCCTTTGAGTCTGCGTCAGGTCTTTCAAACGGTCCGCTGTGGGAATCCAACACAAAACATGAACATTAGAGTTAAACTCATGATCACCCACAAGCTGCAGTATGATTATGGATGAAAATGGGGGCAGGAGGTGTGACAGCCATAACTTAAGagtttttaagacctttttagaTGCCTCTGAAAACCACCTTGTTGATCTCTCTTGTCCCAAGTTTTAAAGACTTTTGACACAATACAGTTTGCTGCCTTGGCACTGATTGTAACCACCACGAGTACATGTATCATTGACGAGCTGCATGTTCATAAACTATGTTGTAGGCTGGATAGAAAAGCAAGTTTCCAGGACTAGTACTTTTTCTTCTTCGGTCGAGCAGAGTTGAGAACCTAACTAAGCAAAGTGATCTGTGGAGGTGCCTTTAAAAAAGTACCCCCATCCTATTTGAATTTAAGACAGATGTGACACCAcctttttaatattaatttataatttGTTAATTATGAACCAACAATTCAAATTATTCAAGTATTTTAATCCTGAAAATAAGTTAGGTGATTCAGAGGCCAGTTAACAGTTTGTGAGGTTATCcttttaaaatcataatttgACAACAGGGGTAGGTGACTCAAAGTCATTAGGTAGAGCCGGTTGTCCACTGAGCAGTAGGGCGATTgttcgatccccagctcctTCCGTACGCATGCTGAAAagtctttgtgtgtgattgacGTGTGATGGAAAAACGCTGCAtataaaagtgctgtataaatgtgtgtgtggtgggaaaTTATGAGTGTGCAAAGAAATGTGGTTGTTATTACAGGCCACTTACCAATTTAAAGTTGTAGGTTTTTCCCCCATTAGTAtcagtattatttttttcatttcaagggGAAATTCATGTATGTTTTAGTATGTGTTAGGTGTCAAGGTCTTCTGAAAAAAATGGAGCTGGGCTTGTTTAACTTTGCACTTTGACTGGTTGTTAGAGAAGACAGTTTATCAACATGGCCACAGGAGACGTACCTCGGTCTATAGCTTTTTGTGTAAACCTCTCCGAAGAGGTGTCTGTAGACAAAGTCGTCCAGGTCTCCGAACGTGTCATCGTGGAGCCCTTGGTACTCGTGCATGTCCGCCAGATAGTCCTCCACGCCGCTGACAAAGTCTGTGAAGAGCATCTGGTCGTGGATGAACACCCCGTTGTGGAAGAAGTTGTTGACGAACAGCTCCAGCTCTTTCCAGTGGTGGAAGTGGTCGACCTCCTGCTGCAGgtagctctgcagcagctggtggaACTCGTCTGCTTTGATCGGCTCCATGGCTTGGTTGAAGAGACTCATGGACTCCTGGTAAGCACAGTCAAAGACCCCAGAGCAGCCTTTCGGGTTGGCTTTCTGGCTGCTCGGACCTTGCTCTTCATGCACTTTATGCTCGTATTTGCGAGTGTTGTGGCTGCTGTGGGAGAAATCGTCAGATTTGTGCGCCTGTCTGTGAGGAGGCTTGTTTGATCTGTGTGGCCATGACTCTTTTGAGTTCCTGTCATCACGTTTCTTGGGATAAAAGCCTCTGGCCTTGTTGATGAGAGTCGAAGCTGAATCCTTGAAGTTTCGGAAAGTTGATTTGACAGAATCTGAAAACTTCCTCAGGTTCTCCTTCACAGcctcttttgctttttttatcTGCTCTTTGTGGTGGTGGACAAACTCATTGGTGGAGTTTTTCACAGCATCAAATGTCTCTTTTACTTTCCCTGCCATGCCCTTTTTAGGTTTCTTCACTTTGGACTCTGTGTCTCCTTTGGCTCGTTCTTCTTTGGTCTCCAGGTACAGCCTCTCCCACAGGTCAGAGCGCTGTTGTTCGAAGCTcagtctctcctccagctccagcagccgTGACTGGAGCTCCTCTCCCTCTGACCCAGCCTCCTTTCCAGCTACGGGGATTTGACTTCTCACACGATCCAGCTCTCCCCTCAGCTCATCTGTCACCTTCCTCTCCTCGTCGAGCTTCTTCCTCAGTGTCTGAGCTTCAGCCTTTAATCCTTCCCTCTGGACGTTGATGTTTTGgatctgcttcttctcctcttccagctGCTCTTCCAGCCTCTGGTTTTCTGACAGCAGCgagtcagctccagctcccatcATCTCCAGATCTCTGATCTTGGAGCGCAGGTTCCTTAGCTCCTCTTGTAACGTGGACAAAGACTTTTCCTCACGTGCCAGAGAGCTTTTCAGCTGCTGGTTCTCAGCTGCCAGCTTCTGCTGTTGTGCCACAACGTTGGTCTTCTCCTCAGCCTTCTGATGCAGCAGCATCTCCAGGTCCTTTCTCTGGGCCTTAATGGGAAAAAGAAAGTGATGGCTTTTAA encodes:
- the pigb gene encoding GPI mannosyltransferase 3 is translated as MEHIPTRLRFANKLENVKLRKRKSQLYLKEEESPLNDGELRAKVIGFCVAFRLINCFLVQTSFVPDEYWQSLEVSHRMVFNYGYLTWEWKEGIRGFSYPLVFAFIYKILHFFNLDSVHLLKWLPRIFHALLAAFADVKFFFLVRTLESRDVAKWMFFCQLCSWFTWFCCTRTLSNSMETTLTCLALFYFPLPGSKTHSSKKYLTLVALAVIFRPTVLIVWFPLLIYHFWQEKNKLRLITHDFIPIGALAVVISTVIDCVFYEKLTMVQFNFLKFNIFHGVADFYGSHPWHWYFTQGFAVVIGPHLPLFLHGCTLAFRRYKILLAAVVWTVVVYSLLPHKEFRFIYPVLPFCMIFCGMSLAHLKSWRRAAAFTLFVSNLVPALYTGLIHQRGTLDVMSHLQTLCDADGVSSPPQPDVLFLMPCHSTPYYSHVHCPINMRFLECPPDLGEDGCVDEADGFYDNPLHWLKTSFPYKSSVPTHLVFFDVLEKEISVFLKGNNFLRTTEIFHTHFPEGRVGGSIFIYERH
- the ccpg1 gene encoding cell cycle progression protein 1 isoform X3, which codes for MSETSSDAESSCGWTIISNEGSDIETLGSEAAVEYGAQLLERPPEEKAELQVTQASAPAGCNDEREAVLLDDTLEERTKDETLLVSEDRDSAAGKEPVTLLTFSDHSDIMTLGDLKEDEHADVEEEVAANAEFYLGTSCSSQYAFTAAETVFPVQQPAVTNSSSSEDEAGQSPSNIIRRRRVRKNTSSNVTEPEEDEEEEALESGPSEEMEEDVDKEEKQQEEDKEEEEPAEVGLGMKGQSSSILNKCILLALVIAFIMSFGQFYGTVQTQERRKIVENIRVNEPDGVRDLLHQHVREQPLTNQKKNLDEQNMISLLTGVIEKMKKENQEINIKQKHIQAQRKDLEMLLHQKAEEKTNVVAQQQKLAAENQQLKSSLAREEKSLSTLQEELRNLRSKIRDLEMMGAGADSLLSENQRLEEQLEEEKKQIQNINVQREGLKAEAQTLRKKLDEERKVTDELRGELDRVRSQIPVAGKEAGSEGEELQSRLLELEERLSFEQQRSDLWERLYLETKEERAKGDTESKVKKPKKGMAGKVKETFDAVKNSTNEFVHHHKEQIKKAKEAVKENLRKFSDSVKSTFRNFKDSASTLINKARGFYPKKRDDRNSKESWPHRSNKPPHRQAHKSDDFSHSSHNTRKYEHKVHEEQGPSSQKANPKGCSGVFDCAYQESMSLFNQAMEPIKADEFHQLLQSYLQQEVDHFHHWKELELFVNNFFHNGVFIHDQMLFTDFVSGVEDYLADMHEYQGLHDDTFGDLDDFVYRHLFGEVYTKSYRPSGPFERPDADSKEETRSKHHQRRQQKARSRAQSERKWSRSGRNTDRHMADVKIELGPMPFDPKY
- the ccpg1 gene encoding cell cycle progression protein 1 isoform X2, producing the protein MSETSSDAESSCGWTIISNEGSDIETLGSEAAVEYGAQLLERPPEEKAELQVTQASAPGCNDEREAVLLDDTLEERTKDETLLVSEDRDSAAGKEPVTLLTFSDHSDIMTLGDLKEDEHADVEEEVAANAEFYLGTSCSSQYAFTAAETVFPVQQPAVTNSSSSEDEAGQSPSNIIRRRRVRKNTSSNVTEPEEDEEEEALESGPSEEMEEDVDKEEKQQEEDKEEEEPAEVGLGMKGQSSSILNKCILLALVIAFIMSFGQFYGTVQTQERRKIVENIRVNEPDGVRDLLHQHVREQPLTNQAQKKNLDEQNMISLLTGVIEKMKKENQEINIKQKHIQAQRKDLEMLLHQKAEEKTNVVAQQQKLAAENQQLKSSLAREEKSLSTLQEELRNLRSKIRDLEMMGAGADSLLSENQRLEEQLEEEKKQIQNINVQREGLKAEAQTLRKKLDEERKVTDELRGELDRVRSQIPVAGKEAGSEGEELQSRLLELEERLSFEQQRSDLWERLYLETKEERAKGDTESKVKKPKKGMAGKVKETFDAVKNSTNEFVHHHKEQIKKAKEAVKENLRKFSDSVKSTFRNFKDSASTLINKARGFYPKKRDDRNSKESWPHRSNKPPHRQAHKSDDFSHSSHNTRKYEHKVHEEQGPSSQKANPKGCSGVFDCAYQESMSLFNQAMEPIKADEFHQLLQSYLQQEVDHFHHWKELELFVNNFFHNGVFIHDQMLFTDFVSGVEDYLADMHEYQGLHDDTFGDLDDFVYRHLFGEVYTKSYRPSGPFERPDADSKEETRSKHHQRRQQKARSRAQSERKWSRSGRNTDRHMADVKIELGPMPFDPKY
- the ccpg1 gene encoding cell cycle progression protein 1 isoform X1, with protein sequence MSETSSDAESSCGWTIISNEGSDIETLGSEAAVEYGAQLLERPPEEKAELQVTQASAPAGCNDEREAVLLDDTLEERTKDETLLVSEDRDSAAGKEPVTLLTFSDHSDIMTLGDLKEDEHADVEEEVAANAEFYLGTSCSSQYAFTAAETVFPVQQPAVTNSSSSEDEAGQSPSNIIRRRRVRKNTSSNVTEPEEDEEEEALESGPSEEMEEDVDKEEKQQEEDKEEEEPAEVGLGMKGQSSSILNKCILLALVIAFIMSFGQFYGTVQTQERRKIVENIRVNEPDGVRDLLHQHVREQPLTNQAQKKNLDEQNMISLLTGVIEKMKKENQEINIKQKHIQAQRKDLEMLLHQKAEEKTNVVAQQQKLAAENQQLKSSLAREEKSLSTLQEELRNLRSKIRDLEMMGAGADSLLSENQRLEEQLEEEKKQIQNINVQREGLKAEAQTLRKKLDEERKVTDELRGELDRVRSQIPVAGKEAGSEGEELQSRLLELEERLSFEQQRSDLWERLYLETKEERAKGDTESKVKKPKKGMAGKVKETFDAVKNSTNEFVHHHKEQIKKAKEAVKENLRKFSDSVKSTFRNFKDSASTLINKARGFYPKKRDDRNSKESWPHRSNKPPHRQAHKSDDFSHSSHNTRKYEHKVHEEQGPSSQKANPKGCSGVFDCAYQESMSLFNQAMEPIKADEFHQLLQSYLQQEVDHFHHWKELELFVNNFFHNGVFIHDQMLFTDFVSGVEDYLADMHEYQGLHDDTFGDLDDFVYRHLFGEVYTKSYRPSGPFERPDADSKEETRSKHHQRRQQKARSRAQSERKWSRSGRNTDRHMADVKIELGPMPFDPKY